GAATTTGGATATCAATTGGATGGGTGGCAATTACGTCATCGTAACGTTTGCATTCAGCCGCTAAGTCTTCTGCTTTTCCATTTGGAACAAAAGTTTCTTTAAATGGTTTTTGATTAAATAAATTTTCGTTCATGAAATAGCGATAACTTTGCTTATCTTCTCCACCTAACCCAACGTATTCATCCAAATTAATAGAAGTCATTTCTGAAAAATCTAAATCACTTGCTATCATTTCTTGGTACAATGTGATCGGTGTACTCCCGGTCGCTAGACCTAATGTATGAATACCATCTTTCATGGCTTGTTGAATAATTTCAAAGGCTCTTTTTCCGCCAGCAGCGGCATCTTTTACGCGGATAATTTCCATTTCGATAACCTCTTTCTACGCTTGTTTGGTATAGCCCAATTATAGCATCAATTTTTTATGCAGGCAACAAAAGTCTAGACCAAATCCCACCTTTTTTAAGAAATACTCAAACATTATTAGTTCAAAATTTTTCCTTCGCAAAAAGCACCTTGCTTTAGGACAAAAAATATTAGCTATGGAATCAAATTTATAAGTAAAAAACATAACAATTTTCTTGTAAATCTTCATTAAAATACAAAAAAACTTACAGATCATAACAACCTGTAAGTCAAAATTTATTATTTTTTATCTTTCTTATCAAATAATTTATTGATTTCGCCAGCTACATCATCTTTTAAATCTTCAGCTTTTTCTTTAATTTTACCGGCTTCTTGTTGTAGCTTACCTTTTAATTCTTGTGAATCATCACCTGTTGCTTTACCTGCTGTTTCATTTACTTTACCTTTAACTTGATCTTTATCCATTGATATAGCCTCCTTATTCTTTACTACTCTTCAAGTGTAGCAAAAATATGGTCAACTGCCCAATGAAAGAGCTTCATATGTGTCAAATTATAAATTAAATTATTTAAAATTCGAATTATTTTCAAGCGTATAATTATTTGTCTTTTGCCATGGACTCTTTTTGGTAAGCAAGGTGAACCTTTCATCTGTCACTTTTTTAATTTGAATTTTCAAATTGCCCGTAGTCGATTTCAGAACGTATTTTCCACCTTTCATCGCCTCAATTTGAATGATACCCGCTTCATCACTGGTTGCCTCTAACGGTTTACCGTCACGGTTAATTTGATGCTTTCCTTTGCGATCATAAACCGCAAAAGTCATTCCCGTTATCGGGTTTTGATCTTGCAAGATAGAAAATTTCAATAAATAGCGCTTTTTGGCAATGGCTAATGTTTTGGCATGCTTAATAACTGCGGCGACTAAAAGTGCGATAAGTAATAATCCTCCGACCACAATTCCAATAATTCGCAACAATTGATAGTGGTCAGCTTTTTTCAGCTCAGCTGCCATTTTAGGCACATAGGCAATGCGATGTCCCCGCACTAATAACCGGTGACTGTTGATCATATAAGGCGTACAGGTCAACAGCGTGACATAGTCCTTGTCCTTTTCAATCTGCAAGTAATCCGTGTTCGTCGGTTCTACTACTTTTATTTGATCCACTTCATAAGCATGGATTTCTTTATTAATCTCAATAAAGAATTGATCCCCATTTTTTAATTCCGGTAAATCCGTGAATAACTTCGCTTCTGGTAACCCCCGATGTCCAGAAATGACAGCATGGGTACTTTTGCCGCCCGTTGGATAAGAAGTCCCTTCCAATAGCGAAGTTCCCTTTGCTAAAAATAAATCATTCGTTGTATCAAAAATTGGCAGTTTAATTTTTATCTTAGGAATATTAATGACACCAATCGTATGGGTTTGATAATAATCTTTGGGTGGATTTTTCGGCACCTTTTTCTTCTTTGTCGCATCAGACCAAGGATCAGCGCCAGGATTACTACCTTTTTCTGCCAATTCCTTATTTTTTTGCTCCATCTTTTCTTGTGCCGCTTGCATCGCCTCTTCATTCTCGGCATTTGCTTTGGCTTGATAATAATTGATAATCTGCTGATCCAAAAAAGTATTCAGCGTGTCACTGATAAAAGGATAAGACAGCGCCCCAATCCCAAAAATCAGCAACAAAACCATCAAAATATCCAAAAATGTTCTTTTTTTCGTTGTCCTCTTCGCTGCTTTTTTCATGAGACGCTCCTTATAGCAAAATCAGGACAGAAACCACCACGGCTTCTGTCCCAGTTCAGTTCGTTTACGCTTCCGTTTGTTTACGTCCGCGTGTGAAGTAGAATACCGCACCCGCTACCGCGATTGTCCCAATTGCGATGAAAGCGTAGATCCCTTTACCACCAGTGGAAGGGAGTACACCAGATTGTGTGTTTGGAACGTCTAAGATTTCTTTCTCATTACTATAACTTGTTTCAGATACCTCAAAACTAAAGGTAGGATCACTTGGTAAATGATAACCAACAGGTGCTTTCGTTTCAACCAAAGTATACTGTCCAGTTGCTAGACCTCTT
The genomic region above belongs to Enterococcus saigonensis and contains:
- the nagB gene encoding glucosamine-6-phosphate deaminase, with the translated sequence MEIIRVKDAAAGGKRAFEIIQQAMKDGIHTLGLATGSTPITLYQEMIASDLDFSEMTSINLDEYVGLGGEDKQSYRYFMNENLFNQKPFKETFVPNGKAEDLAAECKRYDDVIATHPIDIQILGIGRNGHIGFNEPGTPLDSQTSVVDLTESTIEANKRFFDKVEDVPTKAVSMGIGSILQGKKMILMAYGEDKADAIAGMVNGPVTPDLPASALQNHADVVVIVDDAAASKL
- a CDS encoding CsbD family protein, with translation MDKDQVKGKVNETAGKATGDDSQELKGKLQQEAGKIKEKAEDLKDDVAGEINKLFDKKDKK
- a CDS encoding class C sortase; amino-acid sequence: MKKAAKRTTKKRTFLDILMVLLLIFGIGALSYPFISDTLNTFLDQQIINYYQAKANAENEEAMQAAQEKMEQKNKELAEKGSNPGADPWSDATKKKKVPKNPPKDYYQTHTIGVINIPKIKIKLPIFDTTNDLFLAKGTSLLEGTSYPTGGKSTHAVISGHRGLPEAKLFTDLPELKNGDQFFIEINKEIHAYEVDQIKVVEPTNTDYLQIEKDKDYVTLLTCTPYMINSHRLLVRGHRIAYVPKMAAELKKADHYQLLRIIGIVVGGLLLIALLVAAVIKHAKTLAIAKKRYLLKFSILQDQNPITGMTFAVYDRKGKHQINRDGKPLEATSDEAGIIQIEAMKGGKYVLKSTTGNLKIQIKKVTDERFTLLTKKSPWQKTNNYTLENNSNFK